A single window of Chitinophaga sp. XS-30 DNA harbors:
- a CDS encoding sulfatase yields MKLMRHIICCIAALIFFLLPVAKAQERPNIIFIIGDDISQEDIGCYGNTAIRTPNIDLLARQGMKFNNAFVTSSSCSPSRCSIISGRYPHNTGAAELHSALPAHLATFPGQLKAAGYYTAQAGKWHEGPNTASAYDTLLTGKQLNGNGGEEQWLRLLAQRPVNKPFFFWLAPFDAHRDWGADRFGRPHHPDSVWVPPTLVDEEATRSDLASYYNEIGRIDHYLGLLMNALEQQGVASNTMIIFISDNARPFPGSKTRLYDRGIKTPMLVKWPAVIAGGAVCQSMISSIDIAPTLLELAGVVPAESIQGRSFASLLQKPEQAFREFVFAEHNWHDYEAYERSVRTKDFLYLVNLRPDFNNIGAIDVNQSPAATALKNAAQTGALTSLQRDPFLQPRPAEELYDLANDPLHQHNLADDPAYRQQRHTLRQVLMLWREQTADTAPGGLTPDWYDRRTSAPLPAKGTRGEMPGAAKGADRVNHKGAF; encoded by the coding sequence ATGAAGCTGATGCGTCATATCATTTGTTGTATTGCTGCACTGATCTTTTTTCTGCTGCCGGTTGCAAAAGCGCAGGAGCGGCCCAATATCATTTTCATTATCGGGGACGATATCAGCCAGGAGGATATCGGTTGTTATGGCAATACCGCCATCCGCACACCGAACATCGATCTGCTGGCCCGGCAGGGCATGAAATTCAACAATGCTTTTGTAACATCCAGCTCCTGCAGCCCAAGCCGCTGCAGCATTATCTCCGGAAGATATCCGCACAATACCGGCGCAGCAGAGCTGCACAGCGCGTTGCCCGCACACCTGGCCACTTTTCCGGGGCAATTGAAAGCAGCCGGTTATTACACTGCCCAGGCCGGGAAATGGCACGAAGGGCCGAATACCGCAAGCGCTTACGATACGTTGCTGACAGGAAAGCAGCTTAACGGGAATGGTGGTGAGGAACAATGGTTGCGGCTGCTCGCCCAACGGCCGGTGAACAAACCGTTCTTTTTCTGGCTGGCGCCGTTCGATGCGCATCGCGATTGGGGAGCGGACCGTTTCGGCAGGCCGCATCATCCTGACAGTGTGTGGGTGCCTCCCACATTGGTTGATGAGGAAGCGACGCGCAGCGATCTCGCATCCTACTACAACGAAATAGGAAGGATCGACCACTACCTCGGCCTGTTGATGAACGCACTGGAACAGCAAGGGGTTGCTTCCAATACGATGATCATTTTTATATCCGACAATGCACGGCCTTTCCCTGGCAGCAAGACGAGGTTGTACGACCGGGGCATCAAAACGCCGATGCTGGTCAAATGGCCGGCGGTGATCGCGGGCGGCGCCGTTTGCCAAAGCATGATCAGCAGTATCGATATTGCGCCTACATTACTGGAGCTTGCAGGCGTAGTACCCGCTGAATCCATCCAGGGGCGCAGCTTCGCGTCGCTGCTTCAAAAACCTGAACAGGCTTTCCGGGAGTTTGTTTTTGCGGAACACAACTGGCATGATTACGAAGCGTATGAAAGGTCCGTTCGCACGAAGGATTTTCTGTATCTGGTTAACCTGCGGCCTGATTTTAATAACATCGGTGCTATTGATGTGAATCAAAGTCCTGCTGCCACAGCTTTGAAAAATGCCGCCCAAACCGGAGCGCTCACCAGCCTTCAGCGTGACCCTTTTCTTCAACCCAGGCCAGCGGAAGAATTATATGATCTTGCAAATGATCCCCTTCACCAACACAACCTTGCTGACGATCCTGCTTACCGGCAACAACGGCATACACTGCGCCAGGTACTGATGTTGTGGCGGGAACAAACGGCGGACACTGCGCCGGGAGGTCTTACTCCCGACTGGTATGACCGGCGCACTTCAGCGCCATTGCCGGCAAAGGGAACACGGGGCGAAATGCCCGGTGCGGCGAAAGGAGCGGACAGGGTCAACCATAAAGGAGCTTTCTGA
- a CDS encoding beta-N-acetylhexosaminidase: MKIVFAYSKGVFQQHFLLFVFMLLPCLLAGQQTGLPDIGLAVLPQPREVLIKGSDFKLPSQPEIVLDRNASEKDRFAANDLISYLNDAFGMKAVIGKGASGAAIFLKRKGNDKKLGKEGYELLAGEGKLVITGGGEAGLFYGVQTLKQLFQQTAEGIAVKGMQIRDWPDTRQRAAHYDTKHHQDTKAYVKSFIRELAGYKMNMLIWEWEDKFAYPSHPEIGAPGAFTMAEMQELTRYAQQYHVQIVPLVQGLGHVGFILKWPQFAHLREIPASNFEFCPLKDGSYELLEDLWKDAMEATPGSAFIHIGSDETYELGACEQCKKKATEIGKSGLFHLFLGRSARLLQPSGRGVMTWEAPMGWAKSRLGVYHGGQKEEHFNVVPQKGIILTESYNYETEDLTYAKQAKALGHPVYAYDPNPGIEQLFLPYFFVKGKKGKETGALEQSYDFLVSNLGKGVFDGVIRTSWDDSGLPMQAWMLCFATTAAYAWNVSGLSMDEFLQTFYANRYGRQATGMHDLYRLLNEAAYFYMESFERRVWAWGEIGKTHLPDLPRGDALEYDPYWNTEYADRVEEAKIYLAKMDTAIAICDKNLAGDISNRYDVEVFRTLCNLARHTALTYLDLSKLEVAIKNAHQQRFLDYDKAYHHLQEAEGIVKASLARRQAMFTDLCAVWEKTRLPKGMSTPEKQYFFEQERTRHFASRVPGMNYLIYDEEKLGLEQYLQELQAYNQYFRERFPVSR, from the coding sequence ATGAAGATCGTATTCGCTTATTCGAAAGGTGTATTCCAGCAACACTTTTTACTGTTCGTTTTTATGCTTTTGCCCTGCCTGCTGGCCGGGCAGCAAACCGGTTTGCCGGATATCGGGCTGGCGGTACTGCCTCAGCCGAGGGAAGTGCTGATAAAAGGTAGTGATTTCAAACTGCCTTCGCAACCTGAAATTGTATTGGATAGAAATGCTTCCGAAAAAGACCGGTTCGCTGCCAATGACCTGATCAGTTACCTGAACGATGCATTTGGTATGAAAGCCGTCATTGGCAAAGGAGCATCAGGCGCCGCCATTTTTCTGAAACGTAAGGGTAACGATAAAAAACTGGGGAAAGAAGGATATGAGCTGCTGGCCGGCGAGGGAAAACTGGTGATCACCGGCGGAGGGGAGGCAGGGTTGTTCTACGGGGTGCAGACGCTCAAACAGCTCTTTCAGCAGACAGCGGAAGGCATTGCTGTAAAGGGGATGCAGATACGGGACTGGCCGGATACCCGCCAGCGCGCCGCGCATTACGATACCAAACACCACCAGGATACGAAAGCATATGTAAAATCATTTATTCGCGAACTGGCCGGATATAAAATGAATATGCTGATCTGGGAATGGGAAGACAAGTTCGCATACCCCAGCCATCCTGAAATAGGCGCTCCCGGAGCGTTTACCATGGCGGAAATGCAGGAGCTGACGCGGTATGCGCAGCAATATCATGTACAGATCGTGCCGCTGGTGCAGGGCCTCGGGCATGTGGGATTTATTCTCAAATGGCCGCAGTTCGCACATTTGCGGGAAATACCGGCCTCGAATTTCGAGTTTTGTCCGCTTAAGGATGGCAGCTACGAACTGCTGGAGGATCTCTGGAAAGACGCGATGGAAGCCACGCCCGGATCGGCATTCATTCATATCGGATCAGATGAAACATATGAGCTGGGGGCATGTGAGCAGTGTAAAAAGAAAGCAACGGAGATCGGCAAGAGCGGGCTTTTCCATTTGTTCCTGGGCAGGTCTGCCCGCCTTTTGCAACCTTCCGGAAGAGGGGTGATGACCTGGGAAGCGCCGATGGGCTGGGCGAAGAGCCGGCTGGGCGTTTATCATGGCGGGCAAAAGGAAGAACATTTTAATGTAGTGCCGCAGAAAGGGATCATCCTTACGGAATCCTATAACTATGAAACGGAAGACCTTACCTACGCTAAACAGGCGAAAGCGCTGGGCCATCCGGTATATGCCTATGATCCCAACCCGGGGATAGAGCAGCTGTTCCTGCCTTACTTTTTTGTGAAAGGTAAAAAGGGTAAAGAGACGGGAGCGCTGGAACAATCGTATGATTTCCTGGTCAGCAATCTTGGCAAGGGCGTGTTTGACGGGGTGATCAGGACTTCCTGGGATGATTCCGGTTTGCCCATGCAGGCCTGGATGCTGTGTTTTGCGACTACTGCTGCTTATGCATGGAATGTGTCGGGACTGTCCATGGATGAATTCCTGCAGACCTTTTACGCTAACCGGTATGGCCGCCAGGCTACAGGGATGCATGATCTTTACCGCCTGCTGAATGAAGCCGCTTACTTCTATATGGAAAGTTTTGAACGGCGGGTATGGGCATGGGGGGAGATCGGTAAAACGCATCTGCCCGATCTGCCGAGAGGCGATGCATTGGAATATGATCCTTACTGGAACACGGAGTATGCAGACCGGGTGGAGGAAGCGAAGATATATCTTGCCAAAATGGATACGGCTATCGCCATCTGTGATAAAAACCTGGCAGGAGATATCAGTAACCGGTATGATGTGGAAGTATTCCGCACCTTATGCAACCTCGCCCGTCATACCGCCTTAACGTACCTGGATCTTTCAAAGCTGGAAGTGGCCATAAAAAATGCGCATCAGCAACGTTTCCTTGATTATGATAAAGCATATCATCATCTGCAGGAAGCGGAGGGTATTGTGAAGGCCAGTCTTGCACGACGTCAGGCGATGTTTACGGACCTCTGTGCGGTTTGGGAGAAAACGCGTTTGCCGAAGGGGATGTCCACCCCCGAAAAGCAATACTTCTTCGAGCAGGAGCGCACGCGCCACTTTGCCAGCAGAGTGCCGGGCATGAACTATCTCATTTATGATGAAGAGAAACTTGGGCTGGAGCAATACCTTCAGGAGCTTCAGGCGTACAACCAGTATTTCCGGGAACGTTTTCCGGTGAGCCGATAA